Proteins encoded within one genomic window of Synechococcus sp. PCC 7335:
- a CDS encoding HHL1-like protein: protein MAEPVGFGKKTPKKPKSERTKQREKASKQYDKMKTKGLPEYEVYVRGVGSKQWYPIGAIAVRRSSQISRAIYHSEKDLLQGAFRAFPVLKKSRDNLEYGYRLKGETEDDIELAVKQRDRSERGLLGLVNSVKGLFGQKKAAD from the coding sequence ATGGCAGAGCCAGTTGGATTTGGCAAGAAGACCCCCAAAAAACCTAAGTCTGAGCGAACGAAGCAGCGCGAAAAAGCTTCTAAGCAGTACGACAAAATGAAAACAAAAGGGTTGCCGGAGTATGAGGTGTATGTGCGAGGCGTGGGCTCAAAACAGTGGTATCCGATTGGGGCGATCGCCGTTCGTCGATCTAGCCAGATTAGCCGCGCTATCTACCATAGCGAGAAGGACCTGCTACAAGGTGCGTTTCGAGCCTTTCCGGTTCTAAAAAAGAGTAGAGACAACCTAGAGTATGGTTATCGACTCAAAGGTGAGACCGAAGACGACATTGAACTTGCTGTAAAACAACGCGATCGATCTGAACGTGGCTTGTTAGGTTTAGTGAATAGTGTCAAAGGGCTGTTTGGCCAGAAGAAAGCAGCCGACTGA
- a CDS encoding cupin domain-containing protein — protein MSNLNKPSLSYWHVWTDDEGVSHQTECELTDFTQESMGGDAAPQWNNRLMNDDAEVLFATLPVGWVGDWHENPRPQWIVPISGVWYVETMDGMRVEMGPGEISFGADQNTKADAKGRKGHTSGCVGDEPAKLMVVQLKGDDYLAARPGDLS, from the coding sequence ATGAGCAATCTCAACAAACCCTCACTCTCTTATTGGCATGTTTGGACAGATGACGAAGGTGTAAGTCATCAAACAGAATGCGAACTCACAGACTTCACCCAGGAAAGTATGGGCGGTGATGCTGCGCCACAGTGGAACAATCGACTCATGAATGACGATGCCGAAGTGTTGTTTGCCACTCTCCCAGTGGGCTGGGTTGGAGACTGGCATGAGAATCCTAGGCCGCAGTGGATTGTTCCAATTTCTGGTGTTTGGTACGTAGAAACTATGGATGGTATGCGAGTAGAAATGGGACCCGGTGAGATTTCTTTTGGAGCAGATCAAAACACAAAGGCAGATGCAAAAGGAAGAAAAGGTCATACTTCTGGCTGTGTGGGCGATGAACCTGCAAAGCTGATGGTCGTGCAGCTAAAAGGTGACGACTATCTAGCGGCGCGGCCCGGAGACCTGAGCTAG
- the trmB gene encoding tRNA (guanosine(46)-N7)-methyltransferase TrmB produces the protein MPPIRRVRQHVNPLSHKYATPALAPDWSKVFTNPQLPLHLDIGCAKGDFVREMAHKVPDWNFLGLEIRAPLVEKALTRRDLDRQGNLHFVFCNANNSLRSLLESYPSALRCVSIQFPDPWFKKRHQKRRVVQPELVNVIADLMVVGGKVWLQSDIEEVCQEMCDRFAENASFERSYRGVFEQPANQWLGASPFPAKTDREQVSEEKGLPVYRAMYFRRDLP, from the coding sequence ATGCCTCCTATTCGCCGCGTTCGTCAGCACGTCAATCCGCTCAGCCACAAATATGCTACCCCTGCGCTTGCGCCAGATTGGAGCAAGGTCTTTACTAACCCTCAGCTGCCTTTGCATCTAGATATTGGCTGTGCTAAGGGAGATTTTGTCAGAGAAATGGCGCACAAAGTACCAGATTGGAATTTTTTGGGGCTAGAAATTAGAGCGCCCTTAGTCGAGAAGGCACTGACCAGACGCGATCTTGACCGTCAGGGCAATCTCCATTTTGTCTTTTGCAATGCTAATAACTCACTAAGGTCCCTGTTAGAAAGCTATCCATCAGCATTGCGTTGTGTCAGCATCCAGTTTCCCGATCCGTGGTTCAAAAAGCGGCATCAGAAACGCAGAGTAGTCCAACCAGAGCTGGTAAACGTGATTGCCGATCTGATGGTAGTCGGCGGAAAAGTGTGGCTGCAGTCGGATATTGAGGAAGTCTGCCAAGAGATGTGTGATCGCTTCGCTGAGAATGCATCTTTTGAAAGATCATATAGAGGAGTCTTCGAGCAGCCAGCCAACCAATGGCTAGGGGCAAGCCCTTTCCCTGCCAAGACTGATCGAGAACAGGTCAGTGAGGAAAAAGGGCTACCCGTGTATCGAGCGATGTATTTCCGCCGGGATCTGCCTTAA
- a CDS encoding TIGR03643 family protein, whose protein sequence is MQSKPQSETLKQVNKKPTLEEFKLEEFDLRHKGNKENSSSLAADVSAHSRPNIKELEAATVDRVIEMAWEDRTPFGVTEEQFGLKEKDVIALMRRYMKRSSFKMWRKRVAGRQTKHQKKRAFEVGRFRSSNQKNY, encoded by the coding sequence ATGCAGTCTAAACCGCAGTCTGAAACACTCAAGCAGGTCAATAAGAAACCTACCTTAGAGGAATTTAAGCTAGAAGAGTTTGATCTGCGGCATAAAGGAAACAAAGAGAATTCCAGTAGCCTAGCTGCTGATGTATCAGCCCATAGCAGACCAAATATAAAAGAATTAGAGGCAGCAACAGTTGATCGCGTCATTGAAATGGCTTGGGAAGACCGCACTCCGTTTGGTGTAACTGAAGAACAGTTTGGGTTAAAAGAGAAAGATGTGATCGCACTCATGCGACGATATATGAAACGCTCAAGCTTCAAGATGTGGCGCAAACGAGTAGCGGGCCGTCAGACCAAGCATCAGAAGAAGCGAGCGTTTGAAGTAGGGCGATTTCGCTCTAGCAATCAGAAAAATTATTGA